In Calothrix sp. PCC 7507, one DNA window encodes the following:
- the cbiD gene encoding cobalt-precorrin-5B (C(1))-methyltransferase CbiD, translated as MSRSGYTLPVFACASAIAALHWLRDRQSLKVALVNLIEPAQIAEIAIAQVAGLSENMALAITHSDPGDNLDLTRDTPIWVLVEWRVGEGERVIIKGGEGIGRIGDKPAIYAYAHRLLQENLQALLAPGEKITVTVILPEGRSLAVRTSNSAFGVVEGLSLLGTNGISQPLSSPDQLTAFRSELQQKASQFDSLVFCIGENGLDLAPKIGINPERLVKTANWLGPMLVEADVLGVKEILLFGYHGKLMKLAGGIFHTHHHLADGRREILAAHCALAGLKSSDIQVVFHSATAEAALIYLRSLDAATGSDWVKQVYSAIAQAIDSRAQEYIHSHSNRDTSATICGSILFDRDRKIIVKSKTACILSGKLC; from the coding sequence ATGTCCCGTTCTGGATATACCCTCCCCGTATTTGCCTGTGCTTCTGCCATTGCGGCATTACACTGGTTACGCGATCGCCAATCTTTAAAAGTAGCGTTGGTGAATTTGATTGAACCCGCCCAAATCGCCGAAATTGCGATCGCCCAAGTAGCAGGTTTATCAGAAAATATGGCCTTGGCCATTACTCACAGCGATCCGGGTGATAATCTCGATTTGACAAGAGATACACCGATTTGGGTATTGGTGGAATGGCGAGTAGGAGAAGGGGAAAGGGTAATAATTAAGGGTGGAGAAGGAATTGGGCGCATTGGCGACAAACCAGCTATTTATGCCTACGCTCACAGGCTTTTGCAGGAAAATTTGCAAGCGCTGTTAGCACCGGGAGAAAAAATTACGGTGACGGTGATTCTCCCCGAAGGGCGATCGCTGGCTGTTCGCACCTCCAATTCTGCCTTTGGTGTCGTGGAAGGGCTTTCTCTATTAGGTACAAACGGAATTTCCCAACCCTTAAGTTCACCCGATCAGCTAACAGCTTTTCGTAGTGAATTGCAACAAAAAGCCAGTCAGTTTGATAGTTTAGTATTTTGTATTGGTGAAAATGGGTTAGATTTAGCGCCAAAAATCGGTATTAATCCTGAGCGATTGGTAAAAACCGCTAATTGGCTAGGGCCAATGTTAGTAGAAGCTGATGTTTTGGGTGTTAAAGAAATCTTATTGTTTGGGTATCATGGCAAACTGATGAAGCTGGCGGGGGGAATTTTTCACACCCATCACCATCTGGCTGACGGCCGCCGAGAGATTCTCGCGGCTCACTGTGCATTAGCAGGTTTAAAGTCGTCAGATATACAAGTGGTTTTTCATAGTGCCACCGCTGAAGCCGCATTAATATACTTGCGATCGCTAGATGCAGCAACGGGTAGCGATTGGGTAAAGCAAGTATATAGTGCGATCGCCCAAGCCATAGATTCCCGTGCCCAAGAATACATCCATAGCCATAGCAACAGAGACACATCTGCTACCATCTGCGGCTCGATTCTCTTTGACCGCGATCGCAAAATTATCGTGAAGAGTAAAACAGCTTGTATCTTATCCGGAAAATTATGCTAA
- a CDS encoding ATP-binding protein, producing the protein MKSDEITAPFQLDVTNCEQEPIHIPGAIQPHGVLLVLKEPELTILQISNNTFHFLGIHPQELLNQPLSRLLDTEQINFLKEGCSQADLHFINPLELIIKINDKITEFDGIVHRSDGVLILELEPAFSEKNNAFYQFYHLVKLSISKIQGAASLTELSQVLVKEVRKISGFDRVMLYRFDENWHGVVIAEEKPEYLTAYLGLHYPASDIPPQVRKLYTQNWLRLIPNINYQPTAIVPVNNPITDQPLDLSESVLRSVSPLHIEYLHNMGVTASMSISIMKDKKLWGLIACHHQVPKYVPYEIRNACEFLGQITSVELAAKADSEDIEYKMQLNSVQTKLVEYISAEKNFIDALINKEPNILNLANAQGAAVCFHGEYFTVGSTPEKQDIQHLLEWMNLHLQEEIFYTDALSKVYPAAEKFRDVGSGVMALFISQSQRNCVLWFRSEVVRTVDWGGNPNKPVEVSENGGVRLSPRKSFDLWKETVRSQSLPWKPCEVTAALELKSAIVGVVLRKADELAQLNIELERSNKELDAFAYIASHDLKEPLRGIHNYSNFLIEDYGATLNEEGKAKLNTLIRLTQRMEDLIDSLLHFSRLGRVDLSMQDTDLNIIVSGTLALLSARIEETGVEIRIPKPLPTIYCDHVQVGEVFNNLIANAIKYNDKTEKWIEIGYIDHPSLPTTFYVQDNGIGIREKHFEAIFRIFKRLHGPSKYGGGTGAGLTIAKKIVERHGGTIWVESTYGEGTTFYFTLQGVS; encoded by the coding sequence ATGAAAAGCGACGAAATTACTGCCCCATTCCAGCTTGATGTGACTAACTGTGAACAAGAACCGATTCATATTCCTGGTGCGATTCAGCCTCATGGAGTCCTGTTAGTTTTAAAAGAACCAGAGTTAACTATCTTACAAATTAGCAATAATACATTTCATTTTTTGGGAATACATCCACAAGAACTATTGAATCAGCCTCTGAGCAGGCTATTAGATACTGAACAAATTAACTTCTTAAAAGAAGGTTGTTCTCAAGCAGATTTACATTTTATCAATCCCCTGGAACTCATCATTAAAATAAATGATAAAATTACAGAATTCGATGGTATCGTTCATCGTTCAGATGGAGTTTTAATTCTGGAATTAGAACCGGCATTTTCCGAGAAGAATAACGCCTTTTATCAATTTTATCATTTAGTTAAACTGTCTATATCTAAAATCCAAGGAGCAGCGAGTTTAACAGAGCTTAGTCAAGTTCTGGTCAAAGAAGTGAGAAAAATCAGTGGTTTTGATCGGGTGATGCTCTATCGATTCGATGAAAATTGGCATGGCGTAGTAATTGCGGAAGAGAAACCAGAATATCTCACTGCTTATTTAGGGTTGCACTACCCTGCTTCTGATATTCCTCCACAAGTCAGAAAACTCTATACCCAAAACTGGCTAAGACTGATACCAAATATTAATTATCAACCTACGGCAATTGTACCTGTAAATAACCCTATAACTGACCAGCCCCTAGATTTAAGTGAGTCAGTTTTACGCAGCGTTTCGCCTTTACATATTGAATATCTGCATAATATGGGCGTGACAGCATCAATGTCAATCTCGATTATGAAAGATAAAAAATTATGGGGGCTAATTGCTTGTCATCATCAAGTACCTAAATATGTTCCCTATGAAATTCGCAACGCTTGTGAATTTTTGGGACAAATAACCTCTGTAGAACTAGCTGCAAAAGCAGATAGTGAAGACATTGAATATAAAATGCAGTTAAACTCAGTGCAGACAAAATTAGTAGAGTATATATCTGCCGAAAAAAACTTTATTGATGCCTTAATTAACAAGGAGCCAAACATACTTAATTTAGCAAATGCTCAAGGTGCCGCAGTCTGTTTTCATGGGGAGTATTTTACTGTGGGAAGCACTCCAGAAAAACAGGATATACAACATTTGCTGGAATGGATGAATCTACATCTACAGGAAGAGATTTTTTATACTGACGCCTTATCAAAAGTTTATCCAGCCGCAGAAAAATTCCGGGATGTTGGTAGCGGTGTGATGGCGCTTTTTATATCTCAAAGTCAGCGAAACTGTGTTTTGTGGTTTCGTTCGGAGGTAGTGCGAACTGTAGATTGGGGAGGGAACCCGAATAAACCCGTAGAAGTATCAGAAAACGGGGGTGTGCGTTTATCACCTCGGAAGTCTTTTGATTTATGGAAAGAAACAGTGCGATCGCAATCTCTCCCCTGGAAACCCTGCGAAGTGACTGCAGCATTGGAGTTGAAGAGTGCGATCGTTGGTGTAGTGCTGCGGAAAGCCGATGAACTAGCACAGCTAAATATTGAACTAGAACGCAGCAATAAAGAATTAGATGCTTTCGCCTACATTGCTTCCCACGATTTGAAAGAACCTCTGCGCGGTATTCACAATTACTCTAATTTCTTGATTGAAGACTATGGCGCTACCTTAAACGAAGAGGGTAAAGCTAAATTAAACACCCTAATTCGTCTCACACAGCGGATGGAAGATTTAATCGATTCCCTCTTACATTTTTCTAGGTTAGGAAGAGTGGATCTTTCCATGCAGGATACTGACCTAAATATTATTGTCAGTGGAACTTTAGCATTGTTGAGCGCCCGCATTGAAGAAACCGGTGTAGAAATCCGGATTCCTAAACCACTACCAACCATCTATTGCGATCATGTCCAAGTGGGCGAAGTCTTTAATAATCTCATAGCTAACGCCATTAAATACAATGACAAAACCGAAAAATGGATTGAAATTGGCTATATTGACCATCCATCTTTACCCACGACATTCTACGTGCAAGATAACGGTATTGGCATACGGGAAAAACATTTTGAGGCAATTTTCCGGATTTTTAAACGATTACACGGACCGAGTAAATATGGCGGTGGTACAGGAGCCGGATTAACCATTGCCAAAAAAATTGTTGAGCGACATGGCGGTACAATTTGGGTGGAGTCAACATATGGCGAAGGCACTACATTCTATTTCACATTGCAGGGAGTGAGCTAA
- a CDS encoding response regulator produces the protein MIGKYAQPLLVVEDSDEDFEAFCRVMGRQAVVTPIFRCTDGDEALDFLYHTGNYSNPQTAPRPAIILLDLNLPGTDGREVLQQIKQDEDLKYIPVVVFTTSSNPRDIEICYRYCVASYILKPIDINRLVQTIQSFVNYWLDIVIFPDIVSK, from the coding sequence ATGATTGGTAAATATGCCCAACCTTTGCTCGTAGTTGAAGATAGTGATGAAGACTTTGAAGCTTTTTGTCGAGTCATGGGACGACAAGCTGTAGTCACTCCGATTTTTCGCTGTACCGATGGCGATGAAGCCTTAGACTTCTTGTATCATACTGGTAACTACAGCAATCCCCAAACTGCACCGCGTCCAGCAATTATTTTGCTCGACTTGAATTTACCAGGAACCGATGGGCGAGAGGTTTTACAGCAAATCAAACAGGATGAAGATTTGAAATATATTCCTGTAGTCGTATTTACCACTTCTTCTAATCCCAGAGATATTGAAATATGTTACCGCTATTGTGTCGCTAGTTATATTTTGAAACCAATTGACATTAACAGATTGGTGCAAACAATTCAAAGCTTTGTCAATTATTGGTTAGACATTGTAATATTTCCTGATATTGTTAGCAAATAG
- a CDS encoding carboxymuconolactone decarboxylase family protein — MTKLIEYEEATDEVRAVYDDIRATRQNDYINNFWKAIANHPPTLQRTWQTVKEVMTSPGEIDPLMRELIYIAVSVTNGCDYCIASHTAAARAKGMSDTTLGELLAIVATANTTNRLANGYQIPVDERFKT; from the coding sequence ATGACAAAGCTAATCGAATACGAAGAAGCTACTGACGAAGTACGCGCAGTATATGATGATATCCGGGCTACGCGCCAGAATGATTATATTAATAATTTCTGGAAAGCTATAGCCAATCATCCTCCCACTCTGCAGCGAACGTGGCAGACTGTGAAGGAGGTGATGACCAGTCCTGGTGAAATTGATCCACTGATGCGTGAACTAATTTATATCGCCGTCAGCGTCACCAACGGCTGTGATTACTGCATCGCCTCACACACAGCAGCAGCACGTGCTAAGGGGATGAGTGACACTACATTAGGTGAATTGTTGGCGATCGTTGCTACTGCAAACACAACTAATCGTCTCGCCAATGGTTATCAAATTCCAGTAGATGAGCGATTCAAAACCTAG
- a CDS encoding orange carotenoid protein N-terminal domain-containing protein, with translation MTYTQTSDPTIREHVQSWQRLHVDQQLALFWFIYTEIGKSITPAAPGASTASPAIAEGLFNQVKELTHEQQLQVQRDLINKADTLISREYGSLGDTTKLLFWYQLGQGMESTTIVPVPADYRLSSEAEALFNKIKALPFEQQITLFRDYVAPMGAEAKAGAEI, from the coding sequence ATGACATATACTCAAACTAGCGATCCAACTATTCGCGAACATGTGCAGTCATGGCAAAGATTACATGTGGATCAACAACTGGCTTTATTCTGGTTCATTTACACAGAAATTGGTAAATCCATTACGCCAGCAGCCCCTGGTGCGAGTACAGCTTCACCTGCAATTGCCGAAGGTTTGTTCAATCAAGTTAAAGAATTAACTCATGAACAGCAACTGCAAGTTCAACGTGATCTAATTAATAAGGCAGATACTCTAATTTCCCGTGAATATGGGTCTTTGGGTGATACAACTAAGCTGCTATTTTGGTATCAGTTAGGTCAAGGTATGGAAAGCACAACCATCGTTCCTGTACCAGCAGATTATCGACTTTCCTCAGAAGCAGAAGCACTGTTTAACAAAATTAAAGCTTTACCTTTTGAGCAACAAATTACTCTTTTCCGTGATTATGTTGCACCAATGGGGGCCGAAGCAAAAGCAGGTGCTGAAATTTAA
- the guaA gene encoding glutamine-hydrolyzing GMP synthase: MNTAVTLLTEQAPQTLENWGRLDRQLVVILDFGSQYSELIARRIRETQVYSEVLSYRTPAEQLRQLNPKGIILSGGPSSVYGEKAPHCDPEIWNLGIPILGVCYGMQLMVSQLGGEVAKADRGEYGKASLYIDDPTDLLTNVENGTTMWMSHGDSVAQMPPGFELLAHTENTPCAAIADHDKKLYGVQFHPEVVHSVGGLALIRNFVYHICDCEPTWTTAAFVEESIREIRARVGDKRVLLALSGGVDSSTLAFLLYKAIGDQLTCVFIDQGFMRKYEPERLVKLFQEQFHIPVEYVNARERFINKIAGVTDPEEKRRRIGHEFIHVFEETSKRLGHFDYLAQGTLYPDVIESADTNVDPQTGERVAVKIKSHHNVGGLPKDLRFKLVEPLRKLFKDEVRRLGRSIGLPEEIVQRQPFPGPGLAIRILGDVTAERLNILRDADLIVRQEINQRGLYHDVWQAFAVLLPIRSVGVMGDQRTYAYPIVLRIVTSEDGMTADWARVPYDVLEVISTRIVNEVKGVNRVVYDITSKPPGTIEWE; the protein is encoded by the coding sequence ATGAATACAGCGGTGACTCTACTTACAGAACAAGCGCCTCAAACACTAGAAAATTGGGGGCGACTCGATCGCCAGTTAGTTGTGATTCTGGACTTCGGCTCTCAATATTCCGAGCTAATTGCCCGTCGCATCCGTGAGACACAGGTATATTCTGAAGTCCTGTCCTATCGTACTCCAGCGGAACAGTTGCGGCAACTAAATCCGAAGGGAATTATTCTTTCAGGTGGACCGAGTTCCGTTTATGGTGAAAAAGCTCCCCATTGTGACCCAGAAATTTGGAACTTGGGCATCCCCATTTTAGGTGTGTGCTACGGTATGCAACTGATGGTGAGCCAACTGGGTGGAGAAGTAGCCAAGGCTGACCGAGGTGAGTATGGCAAAGCATCATTATATATAGATGATCCCACAGACCTACTCACCAACGTCGAAAATGGCACAACCATGTGGATGAGTCACGGAGATTCCGTAGCTCAAATGCCCCCAGGGTTTGAATTGCTAGCACATACAGAAAATACCCCCTGCGCGGCGATCGCTGACCATGACAAAAAACTCTACGGTGTCCAGTTCCATCCAGAGGTAGTGCATTCTGTTGGCGGATTAGCATTAATCCGCAACTTTGTCTACCATATCTGCGACTGCGAACCCACCTGGACAACAGCAGCTTTTGTAGAAGAATCAATTCGGGAAATCCGGGCGAGAGTTGGTGATAAGCGAGTGCTATTAGCACTTTCTGGGGGCGTGGATTCTTCCACCCTAGCTTTCTTACTATATAAAGCGATCGGCGATCAGCTGACTTGTGTGTTTATCGACCAAGGCTTTATGCGAAAGTATGAGCCAGAGCGGTTGGTGAAGCTGTTCCAAGAACAATTTCATATCCCGGTTGAGTATGTTAACGCCCGCGAGCGTTTCATCAACAAAATAGCCGGGGTGACTGATCCCGAAGAAAAACGCCGCCGCATTGGACACGAATTCATCCATGTATTTGAAGAAACATCCAAACGCCTCGGCCACTTTGATTATTTAGCTCAAGGCACCCTCTACCCAGATGTGATTGAATCTGCTGACACCAACGTTGATCCCCAAACTGGTGAGCGGGTAGCAGTGAAAATCAAGAGTCATCACAATGTTGGCGGCTTGCCTAAAGACCTGCGATTTAAACTAGTGGAACCCCTGCGGAAACTATTTAAAGATGAAGTCCGCCGCCTCGGGCGTTCCATTGGCTTACCAGAAGAAATTGTCCAAAGACAGCCTTTTCCTGGCCCTGGTTTGGCAATTCGGATCTTAGGTGATGTCACCGCCGAAAGGTTAAATATTTTACGGGATGCAGATTTGATTGTGCGGCAAGAAATCAACCAGCGTGGGTTGTATCACGATGTTTGGCAGGCTTTCGCTGTATTACTGCCTATTCGCAGTGTCGGTGTCATGGGCGACCAACGTACCTACGCTTACCCGATTGTCTTGCGGATTGTCACCAGTGAAGATGGCATGACTGCCGATTGGGCACGTGTGCCTTATGATGTGCTGGAAGTAATTTCCACGAGGATTGTCAATGAGGTGAAGGGTGTGAACCGCGTGGTTTATGACATTACCTCTAAGCCGCCTGGAACTATTGAGTGGGAGTGA
- a CDS encoding response regulator translates to MQPPLPLVGLRILVVDDDDDSRFYISTVLEADGGTVTAVASAAAAMDVLPKLQPDVLICDIAMPGEDGYTLIRKVRTLKANDGGRIPAVALTAYADSEDRIRALEAGFQTHIGKPVEPEKLVAIITNLAAHYRD, encoded by the coding sequence ATGCAACCTCCTCTCCCACTTGTGGGCTTACGCATCCTCGTGGTTGATGATGATGATGATAGCCGCTTTTATATTTCTACCGTATTGGAAGCAGATGGAGGCACCGTCACAGCAGTTGCATCAGCCGCAGCGGCGATGGACGTGCTACCTAAATTGCAACCTGATGTTTTGATCTGTGACATTGCTATGCCTGGTGAAGATGGCTATACTTTGATTCGCAAGGTGCGTACACTAAAAGCAAATGATGGTGGACGGATTCCTGCTGTTGCCTTAACCGCCTATGCTGATAGTGAGGATCGGATTCGTGCCTTAGAAGCTGGCTTTCAAACTCATATAGGTAAACCAGTTGAACCAGAAAAACTAGTTGCGATCATAACAAATTTAGCCGCTCATTATCGAGACTAG
- a CDS encoding cation diffusion facilitator family transporter → MTYDNRATVRRVLIITLLLNLFVMALKAFVGYSTGSLSLLADALHSVTDSANNILGLIASRFSSPHPDREHPYGHHKFEAVGALGIAAFLGIACFEILQGAIERILKGSEPVKISAPELWLLLIVLGVNIFVTFYERSEGKRVGSPILIADATHTMSDVWVTITVILGLIGIWWLNYQWLDVVLAFPVALLVFWSGWSVLKENLPWLVDQMAIAPEAIHAIATSVPGVINCHDIASRGVLGRQVFVEMHLIVDAPDVETAHRITEAVERRLEERFSPVRILIHVEPPAYQSEKISFESQ, encoded by the coding sequence ATGACTTACGATAACCGCGCCACAGTACGAAGAGTTTTAATTATCACACTACTGCTAAACTTATTTGTGATGGCATTAAAAGCATTTGTGGGCTATTCAACGGGTTCACTCAGCTTGCTAGCTGACGCCTTGCATAGTGTGACAGATAGCGCCAATAATATTTTAGGATTGATTGCTAGTAGGTTTTCTTCCCCACATCCTGATCGCGAACATCCTTATGGACATCACAAGTTTGAAGCTGTGGGAGCTTTAGGAATTGCTGCATTTTTAGGGATAGCTTGTTTTGAAATTCTGCAAGGAGCAATCGAGAGAATTCTCAAAGGTAGTGAACCTGTAAAAATATCAGCACCAGAATTGTGGTTATTACTAATTGTTCTGGGTGTGAATATCTTTGTCACTTTTTATGAACGTAGTGAAGGTAAGCGGGTAGGTAGCCCAATTTTGATTGCTGATGCTACACACACCATGAGTGATGTTTGGGTAACTATCACCGTCATTCTCGGTTTAATTGGGATTTGGTGGCTAAATTATCAATGGCTGGATGTGGTGTTAGCTTTTCCCGTCGCTTTGTTGGTATTTTGGAGTGGTTGGTCAGTTTTAAAAGAGAATTTACCTTGGCTTGTAGATCAAATGGCGATCGCCCCAGAAGCAATACACGCGATCGCTACTTCTGTCCCTGGCGTGATTAACTGCCATGATATTGCGTCTCGTGGTGTTCTTGGCCGCCAAGTTTTTGTAGAAATGCATCTCATCGTTGATGCACCAGACGTAGAAACAGCACACCGGATCACCGAAGCCGTAGAAAGGCGATTAGAAGAACGCTTCAGCCCGGTGAGGATTTTAATTCACGTCGAGCCGCCAGCATACCAGTCTGAGAAAATTAGCTTTGAATCTCAATAA
- a CDS encoding PAS domain-containing protein, translating to MAQALTVLIIDDCLEDREVYRRYLLQDREYNYTILEEESGERGLEVCRQFQPDGILLDFLLPDLDGLEFLEQLKKQAKAAMPAVIMLTGYGNEAVAVQAMKRGVQDYLVKGQTTGDLLRSTVHSAIKNAQLSQELQRSEERFRTSIENMLDCFGIYSAIRNHRGEISDFRIDYVNAAACEFNQMAKEKQLGKGLCEILPIYRESGLFDEYCQVVETGKPLIKESLIYTSFDKTKAFDARITKMGDGFVASWRDVTEKKQAEERLQESQRLIERIAETTPGIVYVYDLVEQRNVYINRQVNKLLGYTAQQIQAQSPEFLPQFMHPEDLISIAIFFQKFNSAKDGDILENEYQMRHANGEWRWFFSRDTIFTRNADGSPRQIVGTAFDITERKLAEVALRQSEERYRYLSDAVPQIVWISNAEGECEHINQKWDEFTGQPIEQAMGFGWTEIVHLDDIPGMMEKWLAAVHTGELYEHEMRYRSRDGTYRWHLARGLPMKDEQGDIIKWFGTSTDIDDRKQLEAERHRLLQLEQTARAAAEVANNTKDEFVAMVSHDLRSPLNAIMGWAKLLRTQQMDTASINNALETIERNAKSQATLLEDLLNMSRIIQGKLQLNLGKVNLAAIVAGAMETAYPSAHAKSICLESVVDKSIPPIRGDWNRLLQVLGNLLSNAMKFTPSGGQVEVKLLRNGSNAEITVSDTGIGISPEFLPHVFERYFQGDRIHKQSGLGLGLAIARHLVELHGGTIEVASPGVGLGSTFTIKLPC from the coding sequence ATGGCGCAAGCGCTAACTGTCTTAATTATTGATGATTGTCTGGAAGACCGCGAAGTTTATCGCCGTTATCTTCTGCAAGATAGAGAATACAATTACACAATTCTAGAAGAAGAATCAGGAGAAAGGGGATTAGAAGTATGTCGGCAATTTCAGCCTGATGGCATCTTATTAGACTTTCTGTTGCCAGATTTAGATGGTTTGGAGTTTTTGGAGCAATTAAAAAAGCAAGCGAAAGCTGCTATGCCCGCTGTGATTATGTTAACTGGATATGGCAACGAAGCTGTAGCTGTCCAGGCGATGAAACGGGGTGTGCAAGATTATTTAGTTAAGGGACAAACAACAGGGGATCTATTACGCTCCACTGTCCACTCAGCAATTAAAAACGCGCAACTTTCCCAAGAACTGCAACGGAGTGAGGAACGTTTCCGCACCTCAATTGAAAATATGCTGGATTGCTTCGGCATTTATTCAGCTATTCGCAATCATAGAGGTGAAATCTCAGACTTTCGCATTGATTATGTCAATGCTGCAGCTTGTGAATTTAACCAGATGGCTAAGGAAAAACAACTGGGGAAGGGGTTGTGCGAAATTCTGCCTATTTATCGGGAAAGTGGTTTATTTGATGAATATTGCCAAGTTGTGGAAACCGGTAAACCTTTAATTAAAGAATCGCTGATCTACACTTCTTTTGATAAGACCAAAGCCTTTGATGCGCGCATCACTAAAATGGGAGATGGCTTTGTAGCTTCCTGGCGGGATGTAACCGAAAAAAAGCAAGCAGAAGAACGCTTACAAGAAAGTCAGCGGTTAATCGAACGCATCGCCGAAACCACTCCAGGGATTGTGTATGTTTATGACTTGGTTGAACAGCGGAATGTCTATATCAATCGTCAAGTTAATAAATTGCTTGGTTATACCGCTCAACAAATTCAGGCTCAGAGTCCAGAATTTCTACCCCAGTTCATGCATCCTGAAGATTTAATTTCTATTGCTATCTTTTTCCAAAAATTTAACTCAGCTAAGGATGGCGACATTCTCGAAAATGAGTATCAGATGCGACACGCCAATGGCGAATGGCGTTGGTTTTTTAGTCGAGACACTATCTTCACGAGAAATGCTGACGGTTCACCTCGCCAAATCGTGGGAACAGCCTTTGATATCACCGAACGCAAACTTGCTGAAGTAGCTTTGCGCCAAAGTGAAGAACGCTACCGTTACTTATCGGATGCTGTACCCCAAATCGTCTGGATTAGTAATGCTGAAGGTGAATGCGAGCATATAAATCAAAAATGGGATGAATTTACTGGACAGCCAATTGAGCAGGCGATGGGGTTTGGCTGGACAGAAATTGTGCATCTAGACGATATCCCAGGAATGATGGAGAAATGGCTAGCAGCGGTGCATACAGGGGAACTCTACGAACACGAAATGCGCTATCGCAGCCGTGACGGCACTTATCGTTGGCATTTAGCACGAGGCTTACCCATGAAAGACGAGCAAGGAGATATCATCAAGTGGTTTGGAACTAGCACAGATATTGACGATCGCAAACAATTAGAAGCTGAACGTCACAGACTCTTACAACTGGAGCAAACTGCCCGCGCTGCAGCGGAAGTAGCTAACAATACTAAAGACGAGTTTGTCGCTATGGTATCTCACGATCTGCGATCGCCACTGAATGCCATTATGGGCTGGGCGAAACTGCTGCGGACTCAGCAAATGGATACAGCAAGCATTAATAATGCTTTAGAGACTATCGAACGCAATGCCAAATCCCAAGCAACACTCCTAGAAGACTTGCTGAATATGTCTCGGATTATTCAGGGTAAACTACAGCTGAATTTAGGAAAAGTCAACTTAGCTGCAATTGTCGCCGGGGCGATGGAAACCGCCTACCCTTCCGCCCATGCAAAGAGTATTTGTCTAGAATCGGTAGTTGACAAGTCAATTCCACCAATCAGAGGCGATTGGAACCGCTTGTTACAAGTTCTCGGAAATTTGCTCTCGAATGCGATGAAGTTCACCCCATCGGGGGGACAGGTGGAAGTCAAACTATTACGGAACGGCTCTAACGCCGAGATTACCGTAAGCGACACAGGAATCGGCATCAGTCCAGAGTTTTTACCCCATGTTTTTGAACGTTATTTTCAAGGCGATCGCATTCACAAACAAAGTGGTTTAGGACTGGGTTTAGCGATCGCTCGTCATCTCGTCGAACTACATGGTGGGACAATTGAAGTAGCTAGCCCAGGTGTTGGGCTAGGTTCTACCTTCACAATTAAATTACCATGCTGA